A single Limanda limanda chromosome 19, fLimLim1.1, whole genome shotgun sequence DNA region contains:
- the eva1bb gene encoding eva-1 homolog Bb — protein MEPVQRDMELLSNSMATYAHIKANPESFALYFMMGVCFGLLMALCLLVAGITCRTRRRRKSPPSPERRQLKESSEEEDEEDEDEDEDESIAGGGGEEAEIPKVTSGPMSDRSSQSTGTLRSVNVFASAEELEKARRLEERERIVREIWRNGQPDILVTGTGTLGRVHYH, from the exons ATGGAGCCTGTGCAGAGGGACATGGAGCTGCTTAGTAACAGCATGGCCACCTACGCTCATATCAAAG CCAACCCCGAGAGCTTCGCCCTCTACTTCATGATGGGCGTCTGTTTCGGCCTGCTCATGGCGCTCTGCCTCCTGGTGGCCGGCATCACCTGCAGGACCCGCCGCAGACGCAAATCCCCTCCTTCGCCCGAGAGGAGACAGCTGAAGGAgtccagcgaggaggaggatgaggaggatgaggacgaggacgaggacgagagCATCGCAGGCGGGGGCGGCGAGGAGGCGGAGATCCCCAAAGTGACCTCGGGTCCCATGAGTGACCGCAGCAGCCAGTCCACCGGGACCCTGAGGAGCGTGAACGTGTTCGCCTCGgccgaggagctggagaaggccCGGCgcctggaggagagggagcggaTCGTCAGGGAGATCTGGAGGAACGGGCAGCCGGACATCCTGGTCACCGGGACGGGGACGCTGGGACGAGTCCAttaccactaa